From the genome of Pradoshia eiseniae:
TCATGTGCGCCCCTAAGCATTTGCTCGGCACTCATCCGTTTCTTGCCGGCAGGCTGTAATTCCGTTATTTTGATAGCTGTATCATTTCCAGACTTGACAAGGATGCCATCCTTAAGAAGCGCAAGCACTTCTCCAGGCTCTCCAGGCTGTGATGAGGCAACCCTCTCTGTCCACCATACCTTGATTACTTTCCCGTTAAATAAAGTATAGGCGACTGGCCAAGGATGCAAACCACGTACATGGTTATAAATCTCCTCGCCTGTTTTCGTCCAATCAATTAGTTCCTGCTCACGTTTAATATTGGACGCGAAAGTTGCTTCTTCCTCGTTTTGCTTAATTGGTGTAATCTCACCCTTCAAAAGAGCAGGGATTGTCTTTGACGTCAGTTCTGCCCCAGCAGCGCTCAGTTTGTCATGAAGGCTGCCTGTATGGTCGGTTTCCTCAATTGGCACCTCCACTTTACTGAGCATATCTCCTGCATCAAGCTTTTCGACCATATACATAATCGTAACACCGGTCTTTTCTTTCCCTTGCATGATTGCATAGTGAATTGGCGCTCCCCCGCGCAGTTCTGGGAGCAAGGAAGCATGTACATTGATGCAGCCATATTTAGGCGCCTCAAGCAAGCGTTTAGGCAGGATTTGCCCAAAGGCAGCCGTCACAATCAAATCAGGCTCCAGCGCTAATACCTTATCAACCTCTTCATCCAGCCTTATTTTCTCAGGCTGCAAAACTTGGATGCCATGCTTTTGTGCCGTCACTTTAACCGGCGGCGGTGTCAGCACGCGCTTGCGCCCTACTGGCCGGTCCGGCTGCGTCACTACACCAACGATCGAATATCCATCTTCAATCAGGCGCTCTAAGACTCCGACGGAAAAGTCTGGTGTCCCCATAAATACGATTCTTGTCATTCTGCTTCATACCCTTCTAACTCTTCTTCACTTACATATCGGCTTACCTTTGATGTGAAAAGGACACCCTCTAGGTGATCCATTTCATGGAGAATGGCCCGTGCCATATAATCCTCCGCTTCAATGACACACCATCTGCCTAAGCGGTCCTGTGCCTGCACCTTCACGAATGTAGGCCTCTCGACTTCACCATAAACGCCAGGGAAACTTAAGCACCCTTCAATATCGATATCCTTGCCATTGCTTTCAATGAGCTCAGGATTTATGAGCTCAATCGTTCCAGACTCATCATCCACATCTACAATGGCAACTTGAATGTTTTTGCCTATTTGAGGAGCAGCAAGTCCTACACCATCCGCCTCGATCATCGTGTCGTACATATCATCAAGCAGCTTCGCTAATTTCTTATCAAATACTTCTACCTTTTTACATTTAGACTCCAGCCTCTTGTCTG
Proteins encoded in this window:
- the def gene encoding peptide deformylase, whose amino-acid sequence is MAVLPIVKHPDKRLESKCKKVEVFDKKLAKLLDDMYDTMIEADGVGLAAPQIGKNIQVAIVDVDDESGTIELINPELIESNGKDIDIEGCLSFPGVYGEVERPTFVKVQAQDRLGRWCVIEAEDYMARAILHEMDHLEGVLFTSKVSRYVSEEELEGYEAE
- the fmt gene encoding methionyl-tRNA formyltransferase, encoding MTRIVFMGTPDFSVGVLERLIEDGYSIVGVVTQPDRPVGRKRVLTPPPVKVTAQKHGIQVLQPEKIRLDEEVDKVLALEPDLIVTAAFGQILPKRLLEAPKYGCINVHASLLPELRGGAPIHYAIMQGKEKTGVTIMYMVEKLDAGDMLSKVEVPIEETDHTGSLHDKLSAAGAELTSKTIPALLKGEITPIKQNEEEATFASNIKREQELIDWTKTGEEIYNHVRGLHPWPVAYTLFNGKVIKVWWTERVASSQPGEPGEVLALLKDGILVKSGNDTAIKITELQPAGKKRMSAEQMLRGAHDFAPGMKLGE